One genomic region from Spirulina subsalsa PCC 9445 encodes:
- the hisS gene encoding histidine--tRNA ligase, which translates to MGAIQALRGTRDILPPEVVYWQQVEQVARGVFARASYEEIRPPIFEQTELFARGIGEATDVVGKEMYSFVDRGDRSITLRPEGTAGVVRSFIEHNLGSQGNVQRLWYTGPMFRYERPQAGRQRQFHQVGAELLGSGSPVADVEVIALATDILRELGLRSLTLDLNSVGNKSDRTRYRQALIDYLTPYQNELDPDSQDRLTRNPLRILDSKDQRTQAITQDAPSLLDYLEPDSQRHFEQVQQMLTDLDIAYQINPRLVRGLDYYTHTAFEIQSQDLGAQATVCGGGRYDGLVAELGGKDTPAVGWAIGMERLILLLQDLQTQSPPCPNFYLVSRGDRAQAQALVLAQKLRYFGFTVELDLSGAAFGKQFKRADRSGAPACLIIGEAEAEQQQVNLKWLARQEQETLTQNELFSQLDQIKAKIG; encoded by the coding sequence ATGGGCGCAATTCAAGCATTACGAGGAACAAGAGATATTCTTCCCCCGGAGGTGGTGTACTGGCAGCAAGTGGAACAGGTAGCGCGGGGGGTATTTGCGCGGGCGAGTTATGAGGAAATTCGACCGCCGATTTTTGAACAAACCGAATTATTCGCCCGAGGAATTGGCGAAGCTACGGATGTAGTGGGCAAAGAGATGTATAGTTTTGTGGATCGAGGCGATCGCAGCATCACCCTAAGACCCGAGGGAACGGCTGGTGTGGTGCGGTCTTTCATTGAACACAACTTAGGCAGTCAGGGCAATGTACAGCGTCTCTGGTACACCGGCCCCATGTTTCGCTACGAACGCCCCCAAGCGGGACGACAACGGCAATTTCATCAAGTGGGGGCCGAGTTATTAGGCAGTGGCTCCCCTGTGGCTGATGTGGAAGTGATTGCCCTGGCTACGGATATTTTACGGGAATTGGGACTGCGATCGCTCACTCTGGATTTAAACTCAGTGGGGAATAAAAGCGATCGCACCCGTTACCGACAAGCCCTCATTGACTATTTAACCCCCTATCAGAACGAATTAGACCCCGACTCCCAAGATCGCTTAACTCGTAATCCCCTGCGCATTCTAGACAGCAAAGACCAACGCACCCAAGCCATCACCCAAGACGCACCCAGTCTATTAGACTACCTCGAACCTGACTCCCAGCGTCACTTTGAGCAAGTGCAGCAAATGCTCACCGATTTAGACATTGCCTATCAAATCAACCCCCGCCTCGTGCGCGGATTGGATTATTATACCCACACCGCCTTTGAAATCCAGTCCCAAGACCTCGGCGCTCAAGCCACCGTTTGTGGGGGGGGACGTTATGACGGTTTAGTGGCAGAATTAGGAGGGAAAGACACCCCGGCTGTCGGTTGGGCGATAGGCATGGAACGGTTAATCTTACTGTTACAAGACTTACAAACCCAAAGCCCACCCTGTCCTAACTTCTATCTAGTGTCCAGAGGCGATCGCGCCCAAGCTCAAGCCCTCGTTCTCGCTCAGAAGTTGCGTTATTTCGGCTTCACCGTAGAATTAGACTTAAGTGGGGCCGCCTTTGGCAAGCAATTCAAGCGCGCCGACCGCAGTGGAGCCCCCGCCTGTTTAATCATCGGGGAAGCCGAAGCCGAACAACAACAAGTCAATTTAAAATGGCTCGCCCGTCAAGAACAAGAAACCCTCACCCAAAATGAGTTATTTTCCCAACTTGACCAAATCAAAGCCAAAATCGGGTAA
- a CDS encoding hemolysin family protein, producing MLTLSACFSGSETAITALDDLKLRGLIKEQGDPTGLFRLVLQRRSRFITTLLVGNNLVNIFSTVLTSNLFALWLGSAGLGLATALLTILVLIFGEITPKSMAILYVMPVFMVVVRPIYWLSRLLSSLGIIYILETITQKMIRIFQGKTGKNPQSGESLTDLQLMIEVLGGKGKLDYYKHDLLNKALMLDQLDARDVVKPRIEMRTISQEASLEDLINLCLETGYSRIPVQGESKDQIVGIIHLKRALQRLHSASPDSTPPLVTEAMDPPVYVPETKQVANLLRDMLQQRLHLAIVVDEYGGTVGIVTLEDILEELVGEIYDESDYPRAFRHQRSPA from the coding sequence ATGTTGACCCTCTCAGCCTGCTTTTCTGGCTCAGAAACGGCCATCACCGCCCTAGATGACCTCAAACTCCGAGGACTGATTAAAGAACAAGGCGATCCTACAGGTTTATTCCGGTTAGTCTTGCAACGGCGATCGCGCTTTATCACCACGTTATTAGTCGGGAACAACTTGGTGAATATTTTCTCCACCGTCCTCACCAGTAACCTCTTCGCCCTCTGGTTAGGCAGTGCCGGATTAGGGCTAGCCACCGCCCTGTTAACCATCCTCGTCCTCATTTTCGGTGAAATTACCCCTAAATCCATGGCTATCCTCTACGTCATGCCCGTTTTCATGGTCGTCGTGCGCCCAATTTATTGGCTTTCCCGTCTTCTCTCCAGTTTGGGGATTATTTACATTCTCGAAACCATCACCCAAAAAATGATCCGTATCTTCCAAGGCAAAACCGGGAAAAACCCCCAATCTGGGGAATCCCTCACGGATTTACAACTCATGATTGAAGTGTTGGGGGGTAAAGGAAAATTAGACTATTACAAGCATGACTTACTCAATAAAGCCTTAATGTTGGATCAACTCGATGCTAGAGATGTGGTCAAACCGCGCATCGAAATGCGCACCATTTCCCAAGAAGCCAGCTTAGAGGATTTAATCAACCTTTGTTTAGAAACGGGGTATTCTCGGATTCCCGTACAGGGGGAGTCTAAAGATCAAATTGTGGGCATTATTCACCTCAAACGCGCCCTACAACGCCTGCATAGTGCCTCCCCGGACAGTACGCCCCCCCTCGTCACCGAAGCGATGGATCCCCCCGTCTATGTGCCGGAAACCAAACAGGTGGCCAATCTTCTGCGGGATATGTTACAGCAACGCCTTCACCTTGCCATTGTGGTAGATGAGTACGGCGGTACTGTGGGTATTGTCACCCTCGAAGATATTTTAGAGGAATTAGTTGGGGAAATTTACGACGAAAGCGACTATCCTCGGGCTTTTCGCCATCAACGCTCCCCAGCGTAA
- a CDS encoding SGNH/GDSL hydrolase family protein — translation MEIWLIVLLGGGVFLGLLEAALRLLFGFGDPLVYLPDEDIGYLLAPNQRVRRMGNRVEINQFSMRGQGIDGDGLVGGKRVLLLGDSVANGGWWTDQEQIISRCLERVLEDKLGGLPVQVLNASANSWGPRNELAYIQRFGLFGAQVVVVVINTDDLFGVAPSPLLVGRDRNYPDRKPFSALTEVYSRYLVPARPVPEWEAHQNEPGDRVGFNLAALEGISAIAQAQNAHLIIALTPLLRELDPTGPKDYEIKARNRLQSFTEAHPLTYIDFLPLFAQHPQPEALYRDHIHLSPQGNQEVSQTLIPPLLAALKGP, via the coding sequence ATGGAGATTTGGCTCATTGTTTTGCTGGGGGGCGGTGTCTTTCTTGGCCTGCTGGAAGCGGCGTTACGGTTACTGTTTGGGTTTGGCGACCCCTTGGTTTATCTCCCGGATGAGGACATTGGCTATCTATTAGCGCCTAATCAACGCGTGAGACGGATGGGAAACCGGGTAGAGATTAATCAGTTTTCTATGCGTGGCCAAGGGATTGATGGGGATGGCCTAGTGGGGGGAAAACGGGTCTTATTGTTGGGGGATTCGGTGGCTAATGGGGGATGGTGGACGGATCAAGAACAGATTATTTCGCGCTGTTTGGAACGAGTGTTAGAGGACAAATTAGGGGGACTCCCGGTGCAGGTGTTGAATGCCTCGGCTAATTCTTGGGGGCCGCGTAATGAGTTGGCCTATATTCAACGGTTTGGTCTGTTTGGGGCGCAGGTGGTGGTGGTTGTGATTAATACCGATGACCTGTTTGGGGTGGCGCCGAGTCCTCTGTTGGTGGGGCGCGATCGCAATTATCCCGACCGCAAACCCTTCTCTGCCCTCACCGAAGTTTACAGTCGTTATCTGGTCCCAGCGCGACCTGTACCAGAATGGGAAGCCCATCAAAACGAGCCGGGGGACCGAGTAGGCTTTAATTTGGCGGCTTTAGAGGGGATTAGTGCGATCGCCCAAGCCCAAAACGCCCACCTGATTATTGCCCTCACCCCCCTATTACGGGAACTCGACCCCACCGGCCCCAAAGACTACGAAATAAAAGCCAGAAACAGGCTCCAGTCCTTCACCGAAGCCCATCCTCTGACCTATATAGACTTTCTCCCGCTCTTTGCCCAACACCCCCAACCCGAGGCCTTGTATCGGGATCACATTCATCTCAGTCCCCAAGGCAATCAAGAGGTGAGTCAAACCCTGATCCCACCCCTCCTCGCCGCCCTTAAAGGACCCTAG
- a CDS encoding Gfo/Idh/MocA family protein, with protein MSEGHQEVKVQRPALQPIRIGVIGVGNMGQHHTRVLSLMKDVELVGVSDINVERGLDTASKHRVRFFEDYHDLLPYVDAVCIAVPTRLHHQVGMNCLEAGVHVLIEKPIAASIAEAESLVNAAAEANCILQVGHIERFNPAFQELSKVLKTEELLAIEAHRMSPYSDRANDVSVVLDLMIHDIDLLLELADSPVIRATASGNRTADSGYLDYVTATLNFANGMVATLTASKVTHRKIRRIAAHCKNSLTEADFLNHEILIHRQTTANCMTDYGQVLYRQDGLIEKVYTSNIEPLHAELEHFVHCVRGGDQPSVGGEQALKALRLASSIEQMALDGQAWESGEIRRPHAPLSMARVL; from the coding sequence ATGTCAGAAGGACACCAAGAGGTTAAAGTACAGCGCCCCGCTTTACAACCCATCCGCATTGGTGTGATTGGTGTTGGTAATATGGGACAGCATCACACTCGCGTTCTGAGCTTGATGAAGGACGTGGAGTTGGTGGGAGTGTCTGATATTAATGTGGAACGGGGACTCGATACCGCCAGTAAACACCGCGTTCGCTTTTTTGAGGACTATCATGACCTCTTACCCTATGTGGATGCTGTCTGTATTGCTGTACCAACACGCCTCCATCATCAGGTGGGGATGAATTGCTTGGAAGCGGGCGTTCATGTCCTGATAGAAAAACCCATTGCGGCGAGTATTGCTGAGGCGGAATCTTTGGTCAATGCGGCGGCAGAGGCTAATTGTATTTTACAGGTGGGTCATATTGAGCGGTTTAATCCGGCGTTCCAAGAACTGAGTAAGGTTCTGAAAACGGAGGAGTTGTTGGCGATTGAAGCGCACCGCATGAGTCCCTATTCTGACCGGGCTAATGATGTTTCTGTGGTGCTGGATTTGATGATTCACGATATTGATCTGTTGTTGGAGTTGGCGGATTCTCCGGTGATTCGGGCGACGGCAAGCGGGAATCGCACGGCGGATTCTGGTTATTTGGATTATGTGACGGCGACGTTGAATTTTGCTAATGGGATGGTGGCGACTTTAACGGCGAGTAAGGTGACGCACCGCAAAATCCGCCGCATTGCTGCCCATTGTAAAAATTCTCTGACTGAGGCGGATTTTCTCAATCATGAGATTTTGATCCATCGCCAAACAACGGCGAATTGTATGACGGATTATGGTCAGGTGTTGTATCGTCAGGACGGGTTAATTGAAAAGGTTTATACGAGTAATATTGAACCGCTTCATGCGGAGTTAGAGCATTTTGTTCACTGTGTACGGGGGGGAGATCAGCCCTCGGTGGGCGGGGAACAGGCGCTGAAGGCGTTGCGTTTGGCGAGTTCTATTGAGCAAATGGCGTTGGATGGTCAAGCGTGGGAAAGCGGAGAGATCCGCCGTCCTCATGCTCCTCTGTCTATGGCTAGGGTCCTTTAA
- the map gene encoding type I methionyl aminopeptidase: protein MGSEQIILLSSREIDKMRVAGRLAAQLLKHLGQMVKPGVSTEELNNEAERWTQAHGAISAPLGYHGFPKSICTSVNDVICHGIPSPTHILQEGDIINIDVTPIVDGYYGDTSKTFFVGTPSPVAQKLVEVTEECLYRGIAAVKPGGKIGDIGAAIQEYAEAHNFSVVRDFVGHGISRVFHTAPQIPHYGTKGKGKRLRPGMVFTIEPMINEGTYEAEVQADGWTALTKDRKLSAQFEHTIAVTQDGVEILTRLD, encoded by the coding sequence ATGGGAAGCGAACAAATTATCCTCTTATCCAGTCGGGAAATTGACAAAATGCGTGTTGCGGGACGTTTGGCCGCCCAACTACTCAAACACTTAGGCCAGATGGTTAAACCGGGAGTTAGTACAGAAGAATTAAACAATGAAGCCGAACGCTGGACTCAAGCTCACGGAGCCATCAGCGCTCCCCTCGGTTATCATGGCTTTCCTAAGTCGATTTGTACCAGTGTGAATGATGTGATCTGTCACGGCATCCCCAGTCCCACACATATTCTACAAGAGGGCGACATCATCAATATTGACGTGACCCCGATTGTCGATGGCTACTATGGGGACACCTCGAAAACCTTTTTTGTCGGTACCCCTTCCCCAGTGGCGCAGAAATTGGTCGAAGTGACTGAGGAGTGCCTTTATCGGGGGATTGCGGCGGTTAAACCGGGGGGGAAAATTGGTGATATTGGGGCGGCTATTCAGGAATACGCCGAGGCTCATAATTTTTCGGTAGTGCGGGATTTTGTCGGTCATGGTATTAGTCGCGTCTTCCACACGGCCCCCCAAATCCCCCACTACGGCACTAAAGGCAAGGGGAAACGCTTACGGCCGGGGATGGTTTTCACGATTGAACCTATGATTAACGAAGGCACTTATGAGGCTGAGGTGCAGGCGGATGGCTGGACGGCACTCACTAAAGACCGGAAACTATCGGCCCAATTTGAACATACCATCGCCGTTACTCAGGATGGCGTAGAAATCCTTACCCGCTTGGATTAA
- a CDS encoding glycerol-3-phosphate acyltransferase has translation MLQPIWGLLTIFILCPLLGGLPVIGWLTKRLTRQDLEKMGTGNVSVSAAFYHGGVGMGLLAVLSEALKGIMAVLLARYFFPQQPALELVALFALVMGRYWVGKGAGTTNVGWGMIVHSWQASLFILLLGVVSFTIFRDRQSGRFAFLFLLPLVLGLLYPQDGSRILAAIALALLLAWIYYKIPDDLDLPQQKAAQESQTMFRFFRGDHAILTLQDPLDPRKVGKKAATLAQLKRWGYTVPEGWVIPAGDDPQPLILSLDPSPTNPLIVRSSALGEDTEIASAAGQYLSIGNITNSQELEEAILQCQSSYNRPHAVQYRRDSRSETLRDRLTEEGSLAVIVQKQISGVFSGVAFSRDPVRRYDPAVVIEALPGDAEAVVSGRRTPERYRLHLPETPSSSPETLLEAAIEGTGNIPPALLREVAARVRELEDRFFGIPQDMEWSYDGQQLWILQSRPITNLQPIWTRKIAAEVIPGAIRPLTWSINRPLTCGVWGDIFQVVLGERAQDIDFSETATLHYSRAYFNASLLGQIFRRMGLPAESLEFLTRGAKFSRPPLTATLRNLPGLWALWGREQQLEKDFEVDLKKRFLPTLNQLQYPDHALSDEELLARVDLILSTLKRATYYSILAPLSVALRRALFRVKVRQLDNSQAPEIASARALAQLALKTRNLLPMSQLHFDSCPSLFAYLAEMPDGENVLAQFQQWLERYGYLSEVITDIACPRWREEPRPMRELFTQCLLNDQRRAQVEQIQPIKNPGMRARLVQQRVNLQNQVAQIYAKLLAHLRWTIVALEQRWLNQSQLREGGDIFFLELEEIRTLIEEENAPLHEQLGTLIEQRRSHWQQDQALSAVPYIVYGKPQKLDPLPLISPLTPQQILQGIAASPGQIEGSVKILRSLPQNLSLAEKTILVVPYTDAGWSPLLAQVSGLISEVGGILSHGAIVAREYGIPAVMDIPHATEQLQDGQWVRLDGETGQVEILGNPED, from the coding sequence ATGTTACAACCAATTTGGGGTTTACTCACCATTTTTATTCTCTGTCCTCTGTTGGGAGGACTGCCAGTGATTGGTTGGTTAACCAAACGGTTAACCCGTCAGGATTTAGAGAAGATGGGGACGGGGAATGTGTCAGTTTCGGCGGCCTTTTATCATGGTGGGGTGGGGATGGGCTTGTTGGCGGTGTTGTCGGAGGCGCTGAAGGGAATCATGGCGGTTTTGTTGGCGCGCTATTTTTTCCCCCAGCAACCCGCTTTAGAGTTGGTGGCCTTATTCGCCCTAGTCATGGGACGCTATTGGGTGGGGAAGGGGGCCGGGACTACGAATGTGGGCTGGGGGATGATTGTTCACAGTTGGCAAGCGTCCCTGTTTATTCTGTTGTTGGGTGTGGTGAGTTTTACGATTTTTCGCGATCGCCAATCCGGACGATTTGCCTTTCTCTTCCTGTTGCCCCTCGTCCTCGGTCTATTATACCCTCAAGACGGTTCGCGCATTTTAGCCGCGATCGCCCTAGCCCTCCTCCTCGCCTGGATTTACTATAAAATCCCAGATGACCTAGACCTACCCCAGCAAAAAGCCGCCCAGGAGTCTCAAACTATGTTTCGTTTCTTTCGGGGAGATCATGCCATCCTCACCCTCCAAGACCCCCTAGACCCCCGCAAAGTGGGGAAAAAGGCCGCCACCCTCGCCCAATTAAAACGCTGGGGCTATACGGTGCCAGAAGGCTGGGTCATTCCGGCGGGAGACGACCCACAACCCCTAATTTTATCCCTCGACCCCTCCCCCACCAACCCCCTCATTGTCCGGTCTTCAGCCCTAGGAGAAGATACCGAAATCGCATCGGCGGCGGGTCAATATCTCTCCATTGGCAATATTACCAACAGTCAAGAGTTAGAAGAAGCCATTCTGCAATGCCAAAGTTCCTATAATCGACCCCATGCCGTACAGTATAGACGCGATTCTCGTTCCGAGACGCTACGCGATCGCCTGACGGAAGAAGGATCCCTCGCCGTGATTGTCCAGAAACAGATTTCCGGCGTTTTTTCCGGAGTCGCCTTCAGTCGGGATCCCGTCCGTCGTTATGACCCCGCCGTCGTGATTGAAGCCCTGCCCGGGGATGCCGAGGCCGTAGTGTCTGGTCGTCGCACCCCCGAACGCTACCGTCTCCACCTGCCAGAAACACCCTCCAGTAGCCCAGAAACCCTCCTAGAAGCTGCGATAGAGGGAACAGGTAATATACCCCCCGCCTTACTGCGAGAAGTCGCCGCCCGGGTGCGAGAACTGGAAGATCGGTTTTTTGGCATCCCCCAAGATATGGAATGGAGTTATGACGGTCAACAACTCTGGATTCTCCAAAGTCGCCCCATCACCAACTTACAACCCATCTGGACCCGGAAAATTGCCGCCGAAGTGATTCCGGGGGCGATTCGACCCCTCACTTGGTCGATTAATCGCCCCCTGACCTGTGGGGTCTGGGGAGATATTTTCCAAGTGGTCTTAGGAGAACGCGCTCAAGACATTGATTTCAGCGAAACCGCCACCCTACATTACTCCCGCGCCTACTTTAACGCCAGTCTGTTAGGTCAAATTTTCCGCCGCATGGGACTCCCGGCCGAAAGTCTAGAATTTCTCACCCGAGGGGCGAAATTTTCTCGCCCTCCCCTCACCGCCACCCTACGCAATCTCCCCGGTCTGTGGGCACTCTGGGGACGAGAACAGCAGTTAGAAAAAGATTTTGAGGTGGATCTCAAAAAGCGTTTTCTCCCCACCTTAAATCAGCTACAATACCCCGATCACGCCCTTTCTGACGAGGAGTTACTGGCGCGAGTGGACTTAATCCTCTCCACCCTCAAACGGGCGACCTACTACAGTATTCTCGCCCCCCTGAGTGTTGCCCTGCGCCGCGCCCTGTTTCGAGTCAAGGTGCGACAGTTGGATAATAGTCAAGCCCCGGAAATTGCCTCCGCCCGGGCTTTAGCGCAACTCGCCCTCAAAACCCGTAACCTACTGCCCATGAGTCAACTGCACTTTGACAGTTGTCCCTCCCTCTTTGCTTATCTCGCCGAAATGCCCGACGGAGAAAATGTTCTCGCCCAGTTTCAACAGTGGTTAGAGCGTTATGGTTATTTAAGCGAAGTGATCACCGATATTGCTTGTCCCCGTTGGCGAGAAGAACCCCGCCCCATGCGAGAATTATTCACGCAATGTCTGCTCAATGACCAGCGCCGCGCCCAAGTGGAACAGATTCAACCCATCAAAAATCCCGGAATGCGCGCCCGTTTAGTCCAACAACGGGTTAATTTACAGAACCAAGTGGCTCAAATTTATGCCAAACTGCTCGCCCATTTACGCTGGACTATTGTAGCCCTAGAACAGCGTTGGTTAAATCAGAGCCAATTGAGAGAGGGGGGAGATATTTTCTTTTTAGAGTTAGAAGAAATTCGCACCCTGATTGAAGAGGAAAACGCTCCCCTGCATGAGCAGCTAGGGACTTTAATTGAACAAAGGCGATCGCACTGGCAACAAGATCAAGCCCTCAGTGCCGTTCCCTATATTGTCTACGGCAAACCCCAAAAACTAGACCCCCTACCCCTTATTTCCCCCCTCACCCCCCAGCAAATCCTGCAAGGCATTGCCGCCAGTCCCGGTCAAATTGAAGGATCTGTCAAAATCCTACGCAGTTTACCCCAGAATCTATCCTTAGCCGAAAAAACCATTCTGGTGGTTCCCTATACCGATGCCGGATGGTCCCCCCTGCTAGCGCAAGTGTCCGGCCTGATCTCGGAAGTCGGGGGCATTCTCTCCCACGGGGCCATTGTCGCCCGGGAATATGGCATTCCAGCCGTGATGGATATTCCCCACGCGACAGAACAGTTACAAGATGGACAATGGGTGCGTTTAGATGGGGAAACTGGACAGGTCGAGATTTTAGGGAATCCCGAGGACTGA
- the hppD gene encoding 4-hydroxyphenylpyruvate dioxygenase — MKIEQIEFFVQNAQEWRHWFEQKMGFQWQSTVEDTQTISHCLRSGEIHIKLSSASHPQSPVFDYLQRHPPGVVNLVFHVENLDPILERLAQHNWMYCVLQGYHKRGITIEVIDGLTQTLIEEDSHRLSPGNNNTVTGINAIDHIVLNVPQGKLESVVKWYSDVFDLIPQQQFKIQTEQSGLYSQVLVHPQTGFQLAINEPTSRNSQIQEFLDYNGKAGIQHIALKVENIIKATKYLSLSGVRFLQTPNQYYQDLKGRTPPLPLSPFQWQDLEQWQILVEHQPSCLPNQGDALLLQIFTEPIFREPTFFFELIERRNQAQGFGEGNFKALFKAIERQQIQRQKNELQ, encoded by the coding sequence ATGAAGATTGAGCAAATTGAGTTTTTTGTACAAAATGCCCAAGAATGGCGGCATTGGTTTGAACAAAAAATGGGCTTTCAATGGCAGTCCACGGTAGAAGATACCCAGACCATCTCTCATTGTCTCAGGAGTGGGGAAATTCACATCAAACTTTCCTCGGCTTCTCACCCTCAAAGCCCAGTTTTTGACTATCTCCAACGTCATCCCCCCGGGGTCGTTAATTTAGTTTTTCATGTAGAAAACCTAGATCCCATTCTTGAGCGATTAGCCCAACACAATTGGATGTATTGTGTTCTGCAGGGCTATCACAAACGGGGAATTACTATTGAGGTCATTGACGGCTTAACCCAGACTTTAATTGAAGAGGATAGCCATCGGTTATCTCCAGGAAACAATAACACAGTAACAGGCATTAATGCCATTGATCATATTGTTCTCAATGTCCCCCAAGGAAAACTTGAATCTGTGGTAAAATGGTATAGCGATGTATTTGATTTAATTCCTCAACAACAGTTTAAAATTCAAACGGAACAATCGGGGTTATATTCGCAGGTTTTAGTCCATCCCCAAACCGGATTTCAATTAGCCATTAATGAACCGACCTCTCGGAACTCACAAATTCAGGAATTTTTAGACTATAACGGCAAGGCGGGCATTCAACATATTGCTTTAAAGGTAGAAAACATTATCAAGGCCACAAAATATTTAAGTTTATCTGGGGTACGTTTTTTACAGACCCCTAACCAATACTATCAGGATTTAAAAGGGCGAACTCCCCCTTTGCCTCTTTCTCCTTTCCAATGGCAAGACCTTGAACAATGGCAGATTTTAGTAGAACATCAACCCTCTTGCCTGCCCAATCAAGGGGATGCTTTACTTTTGCAAATTTTCACAGAACCTATTTTCAGAGAACCGACGTTCTTTTTTGAGTTAATCGAACGGCGAAATCAGGCGCAAGGGTTTGGAGAAGGAAATTTTAAAGCCCTCTTTAAAGCGATAGAACGGCAACAAATACAACGCCAAAAAAATGAGCTACAGTAA
- a CDS encoding DUF5615 family PIN-like protein, with translation MFRFYGNENLAFQVVNGLRQLGYDILTSYEAGNANQGIPDEQVLGTATEADRCVVTFNRDDFLKLHRSGVVHGGIIICKDDPDQQGLVNVLQDYLITQQTLKNRLLRVLKKNQSGKAQPVFIVREYFR, from the coding sequence ATGTTTAGGTTTTATGGCAACGAGAATTTAGCGTTCCAAGTGGTCAATGGGTTACGACAGTTAGGTTATGATATCCTGACATCTTATGAAGCAGGTAATGCCAATCAAGGAATTCCTGATGAGCAGGTTTTAGGGACAGCAACAGAGGCGGATCGTTGTGTGGTGACATTTAACCGAGATGATTTTCTGAAATTGCATCGAAGTGGGGTAGTTCATGGGGGCATAATTATTTGTAAGGACGATCCAGATCAGCAAGGTTTAGTCAATGTGTTACAGGATTACTTGATAACCCAACAAACCCTGAAAAACCGTTTGCTTCGAGTTCTGAAAAAAAATCAATCTGGCAAGGCTCAACCTGTTTTTATTGTTCGCGAATATTTCCGGTAA
- a CDS encoding DUF433 domain-containing protein: MNPKLVESLAEAINALAPDDYALFQSTLITKTIQKAEGICGGHARIRNTRIAVWTLISLTQQGMDEDALLHNFPGLTPFDLLAARAYYRANTGEIDALIVSHHSEDDWDV, from the coding sequence GTGAATCCTAAGTTAGTTGAATCTCTAGCAGAAGCCATCAACGCCCTAGCCCCCGATGATTATGCTCTGTTTCAGTCCACTTTAATCACCAAAACCATTCAAAAAGCTGAAGGAATTTGTGGCGGTCATGCTCGAATTCGCAATACTCGTATTGCAGTCTGGACATTAATTTCACTGACACAGCAAGGGATGGATGAAGACGCATTACTCCATAATTTTCCCGGCTTAACCCCGTTTGACCTCTTAGCGGCACGGGCTTATTATCGAGCCAACACCGGAGAAATTGATGCGCTCATTGTCTCTCATCATAGTGAGGACGATTGGGATGTTTAG